A region of the Culex quinquefasciatus strain JHB chromosome 1, VPISU_Cqui_1.0_pri_paternal, whole genome shotgun sequence genome:
aaattttgaaattttgaaattttgaaattttgaaattttgaaattttgaaattttgaaattttgaaattttgaaaattttaaaattttgaaattttaaaattttgaaattttaatttttaaattttgaaattttgaaattttgaaattttgaaattttgaaattttgaaattttgaaattttgaaattttgaaattttgaaattttgaaattttgaaattttgaaattttgaaattttgaaattttgaaattttgaaattttgaaattttgaaattttgaaattttgaaattttgaaattttgaaattttgaaattttgaaattttgaattttgaaattttgaaattttgaaattttgaaattttgaaattttgaaattttgaaattttaaaattttaaaattttgaaattttaaaattttgaaattttaaattttgaaattttgaaatttttgaaattttgaaatttttgaaattttgaaattttgaaattttgaaattttgaaattttgaaattttgaaattttgaaattttgaaattttgaaattttgaaattttgaaattttgaaattttgaaattttgaaattttgaaattttgaaattttgaaattttgaaattttgaaattttaaatttttaaaattttgaaattttgaaattttgaaattttgaaattttgaaattttgaaattttgaaattttgaaattttgaaattttgaaattttgaaattttgaaattttaaaattttgaaattttgaaattttgaaattttgaaattttgaaattttgaaattttgaaattttgaaattttaaaattttaaaattttgaaattttgaaattttgaaatttttatttttaaattcttgaaattttgaaattttcaaaattttaaatttttaaattttgaaattttgaaattttgaaattttgaaattttgaaattttgaaattttgaaattttgaaattttgaaattttgaaaattttgaaattttgaaattttgaaattttgaaattttgaaattttgaaattttgaaattttgaaattttgaaattttgaaattttgaaattttgaaattttgaaattttgaaattttgaaattttaaattttgaaattttgaaattttgaaattttgaaattttgaaattttaaaattttaaaattttgaaattttgaaattttgaaattttgaaattttgaaattttgaaattttgaaattttgaaattttgaaattttgaaattttgaaattttgaaatttttgaaattttgaaattttgaaattttaaaattttgaattttgaaattttgaaattttgaaattttgaaattttgaaattttgaaattttgaaattttaaaattggctatgtttgcacccagcgctggagatgcactaacGCGCCTTAGACTGGTTGCAACGCCCCACTCAGagcgttccgtttgaattccgtttagaattccgcttgagcgaaaaaagttcgattcgaattctaaacagtgttcgttttagattctaaaccgcattccgtttcaaacgcaacaaccggttccgtttgagttttcgccgcaaatcggtttaagcggaattcaaacggaatcagAACGGAATAGACGGGTAAGGTTTGACAGCTGCCCACTCAgcgcgttccgtttgaattccgtttagaattccgcttgagcgaaaaaagttcgattcgaattctaaacagtgttcgttttagattctaaaccgcattccgtttcaaacgcaacaaccggttccgtttgagttttcgccgcaaatcggttcaagcggaatttaaacggaatcgaaacggaatggacgggttgcttttgacagctgcttcttcttcttctttttccattcaggttttctttttttgttgtggttggaccaaaattcaaccaaaaataattatttaactctttattttcatttacagctgattttatttgatttaaatataattaatcGCAAAATCAAACGCTTCCCAACCCCGGCTTCccctttgttttttattttttaagattaacAGTAAACATATTGCTTTTAATAGATTGCGATTCAGTACACTCCGTTTCCCCTGTATCGATCGGAACTTCTTCATCGTTGGATTCCGGGACCGTGAACCTTGACCTTTGTGTACCGGTGGTGCTAGCGCCACTGCTCTACCCGGAGGACTCTCCGACAGCGACGAAATAATCTTAGAAACATCCTGCGCTGATATCTTCCGGCCGCCAACCTTCAGCATGTGGTTCCTGCAGTCCTCGAGCGAGCCCGTAAACGTGTAGCCGATCTCCACCACCAGACTGCCCCAGGCAGTGTCTATTACGGACGACCGCACCAGTGACTGGGAGTTGGCTTTGACCGCTTCGACCGAAACCGGTACACCGGTACACGCTCCCGCGGAAAGTCCCGACACAGCTGCTGCACAAAGCGCGCTTACGTCGAGTCGGCGAGtccgaattccggggtgacgtCGTTGAGACTTCCCTCCTGGCTGGATTGGCTTGGTTCTGCAAAAGAAAGCCGACTCACGGCGAAGGACGCTCTCGTGAAtctaaaaaagaaagaaaactcCAGATTAATCCAGTCCAAGTTCAACATAGTAGAATCTTGCGATGCCTGCCGGGCcggcaaaattttcaaaaagcgaACAAAGTACGTACTTGGCGTGCTTCTGGAAGAGGATTTCCTCGGGGGCAAACACGGCCGCGGCACCGACTCCGGCGGCAGCCAAACCATTCAGCTTCGGTGTTTGGCTCGACACGTTCCACGATCGGAACGGGCTTCAGCTTCTCCAACGTGGCCAAACCCACCGAGGGCAGTAAGCCGGACGAAAAGGCTACCGCCGATGACGAGGACAAACCGTCCAAGATGAAGTTCACGCCGGTCAAGGAAAAGGCAGCATCTTCTTCAAATTTTCTAGCACACACTTTGACATGTTTGACATttgtcacactcacacattaaaaaaaaccgcTTCGGCGAAACGCGGCGAAATGTCACCGAAGTTCGGCCGTACACCAGCAGGTGTCGCTAATGTGCCAAATGgctcaaacggaatcgaaacggagtcaaccggagattccgtttagaaaatttcgaaacaattttcgaagcggaattcgaagcggaatgaacccgtcatgcggaaaacggtttgattgggtgcttcttcttcttgtttttttttctgattttatttttgtttttattagatTAGAATTCATTACTGTTTTAGCCAAGGTTTTAACTGTTTGGCCTATCTTAGGCAATTTTtattaatatataaaaattaatcgAGAAAAAAACTCCCCACCATGAATCCCCatgtttttaattacaaaaaaaatgtaagtttcACAACATATTACACTGAAAGGAAATTGTTGTCCAGACCGCACCTCTGAGGAATCGCACCGCTGAAGTCTGTTGGCCGCGTCGACGTTGCTGAACTGAGGACCAAATCACCGGATCAGATGCTCCGAGGATCGCGGAAAACCGTCGAGCAAGGTGACTTCCGCTAGAGATGAAATTTTCCTGCCTTGACCATTGTATGATCGGATGGTTCTCGTCCGCAGTTCTTCCGCTCTGGTCCACGCTGTGCCGCTGGGCGCTGGCATACGGTGTCTGCACTTTATCGTTGTCATGGCTATCGAAGGTCATCTAGGAACGTCCTCTTCGGTGTACTGAGATCCTCCTTCTTGGTACAGGGAACTTAGGAAACATCGGCGGCCATGGATTACTCCCAACCAGCTAGACGGCTTCAAATTCCATTGCTTCGTCAGCCGACTGATCGAACCGCTCGAGTTGCGAGATGTCCACGCTGTGAGGACCGAAGCTGGAAAAAGGTAGCTGGGATTAGAAGGAAGTTTTGCTTGGGAGGTAGTTTACTTACAGATCTTCTTCCTGAATGGGGTAGGTTGGCGTTGTTGCTCAGCGGCAGTACGGAACACTTTAGCGTGCCACAATCGGGTCAACGAGAAGAAGGTTCGGAAGGAACGTTCTCCTCGAGCACGGTCTTGGAGATGAATTTGACGGCGATCCTGTCGCTTTTCAGGGTTATTGCGGTTCCGGTTAAAGTGTTCTCCCCGCTGTCTGGGGGGTTCTTGCCGATGGTTTCCACCTCGCTCAGGCTCATTTCGGTCGAAATCCGGTTACTGCGGGAAGAACTTGTACTCCTTGAACAGGTTCCGCAACATGCACTGATAGACTTGACCTCAGATCTCGGGGAAACTCGCCTGTCCCGCACCGGCCATGTTCCGCTTGTCTCCGGTTGGTGTTTGCGGCAGACGGCTAATGTTTCCAACGGTTCCAGTCGGCGGCATTGACATCAACGGGAACGGGCTGTTTGAGGGGACACCGGTCAGCAGTCGCGAAGGTGATGCCGGAGTCGATACCAGATTGCCAAGGGCACTTCCAAAGCTGAAAACACTGTTTTCAGGAGCTTCCAGGTTCAACCCAGCCATGTTCGAGGCCAATCAGGACAGCGATTCAACAGAAGGTCCCGGGAAGATCTGACCTCCCAGCGCAGAAGCGGTGAAGTGTGCTTCCAGAACACGATGCTAGCGCAGCACTCCCGTTGGCGGTTGTTGCTGCTGTACCAGTAGATTGTACTGCGACATTCCCATGATGACTTCGGTCAAGTCGGGGCTAACATTTCCCACGCAAACTTGCAGACACGTTAGGATGGTACTAGCTTTTGGTCCGCCTTCAGCTTCTTCTCCAACATCTCTTCTTGGGCAGCTAACGTGTCTCGTACAGTTTGCCTTGCTCCGATCGCCGCGTTGTCGCCATCACCTTAACGATTGCTTGCATTCAGCTGTTTTGATCTGCCACTGAAGTCCATCGTACAGGCCCTGCACAGCGAGGTTAAAGTCTTGATTTTCGTCCACCAGCTTTAATTTCATCCTGTACACGTTCGAGTTAACGGCACCGACACAACGACAGTCCTCCTGCACCCACATCCCGTCGATAACCTCGGCGACCTCCACCGCGACTAAAGTTACGCCGATCCTGCTCTACCATCCCGGTGGTCACCTTGATCCCCAAGACGCATTCCGGTACCGCAACATCCAGAAAATTACTAAAGCAGCCTCCGATTCGGCGGTTGCCTTCTCGCGCCCTCGTTTGGCCGGAGCTGCTGCTGGATTTGGAAGGGGAAGCTGCACCTGAAAGGAGGAAGGAAGTAAAAGATTTTAATGTAGAATGCTACACCAAGTTATCTCTTTTCGGAATTAGTTGAAAAAAGATTCAACTCCCCGGTTACGCCACGCCACCACAATCACTTCCGGTTCCAGCTGCTCCTTTACCACCTCCTTGGCTCGCGCCGTTCAATTTTTGGCCTTTGTAGCAGCGACCTTAATTTGGACACGGACCGGGACCAAGATTTAACGGTCATCAAATCGACACAGATCGCCGAATCGGCCTTCAGTCCCGACGTGCACAACCGATGTGCCTGTTAACCTTGACGATCTTCTGCACCCTGGTCGGTTCCATAATCAGTTTCGCCTAAAACAGAAACCggtgttaaaaattaatttcgcAAAATCCTACTCAAACTGACCTTATCGTTCGTTCGCCCAGAGATTCTCGCTATTGGTCTGGTCCATGGCAAAAAGCGCTCTGTCCATCACTCTGCACGCCAACTCAACCTCGATCTTAGTGCCACGACTGCACCGACTCCTGAAGATGATCCGCTGAAGCGCGGGTGCTATCTGTTCTGCATGTCCGAGTTGGCCTTTTTATTTTGACAGCAGTCATCTTCAACGATGCGCAAGATGTACTTCCGGTAGAGTACTTCCACGGAATGCAACTCGCAACACTCCAGTTTGATTTGCCTCGGTACTCTAACTTCTCGAGTTCCCCGACGGCCCTTCATTTGTACGTTCACATAACGCTTGACCATGTCCTCGCCCAGCCAATCCATCGTCTTGTACCGCCTCATTATGGCCCTTGGCCACAGCCGGCACCTGCGCCAGATTCGTCGACATGCAAACGATGATGATATCCTGCGAAAACTGGACCGAGAAAAGAGGCCAGCGACCGCCGCTGCTGCTTCCGGCTGGGATGAAAAATAGGCCACAGACGCCAGAACGATAAAAAAGATGGCGGCAACGCCGGAGACACGACGGGTTTACGAAGGCGACGCGGTCCATCAAGCGCATCGGAGCAATCGCCGTTAACTAGAAGACCCGGGAGATGCTGGAGCAGCCAAAGGTcaagctcttcaagatagcgaTGCTCTTGCCAAAGAAGCGCCTCTAGGCCAGTCCGGCCAAGGCCAAATTGGCCACCACGTCCCTGCCGCTGGCGTCGGCCAAGGCAGAGTTCAGTGCCGCCAAAAGCGCCGACGAAGATTGCACAGGTTCCTGCTCTGGTGGAAATCCAGCGTTAGCAAAATGTCCATGGACCAGATCAAGGCTAAGATTAGCCGGAGCGCGCGACTGACCGAGCTGAAGATCTCACTGAACAAGATTCAGAGTGGGTCCGACAAGCTGAACAGGTCGGAGAAACGGCTGGAAGACACATGCAAGAAGCCGGTTCCATCGAGCCCGGGAACGGTGGCCAGGAATCTGAAGGAGTCGTCGGTTATTGGGTTAATGGTCCGAATCATCAGAAATGCAGCGTAACTTACCTTTTATTTCCAcagtaaaatgtttttttttcttcgaaaaacgTGGCGCGAATGAAAACATGACCGAAcaagttttccacttttttccaaacactttgacgtttgattgccaaAAATCAACAAGAAAACCGCTTCGGCGAAACGCGGCGAAATGTCATCGAGGTTCCACCATACACCAGCAGGTGTCGCCCTTGtgcaaaaattgctcaaatggaATCGAAGCGGAACCCAACCAGACAAaccgtttagaaaatttcgaagcaattttcgaagcggaattcgaagcggaatgaacccgtcaaGCGGAGAACGGTTTGATTGGGGCGGCTCTACTTAgttctagctgtttcattttttaattagaaTTGAAACAGATCACCCGCAacgcggagttgcagttttatttttcgagcagtattttgaaaccggaataaaactgctcgacgagtttgtttcaaacgtgagacgatttggaactggaatagaactcagtttttaaaaaaagcagatatatagagatatccacgtattctttcacacacactatgacgctgtgttgataatcatacgcacacaattaaaagcattttttttgaaacaacatttagatcagcgcgttgcgagcaccgtgttctagtttcatttccgccagttctaaaaatttaaaactgctcgcaatttgaaacaattatattgtacgatcagttcctagctggactcggtcacaggaaacgaccggcgactcagtgaccgacgaaataggcggcgggccagatgcgggcataaaaatgtcaaaatctcttcccccctcacttcgtctcaccatccagctgcagctttgttgacaaacaaacggagcacgcggtcgcatgatggcggcatcgagccagaattaggggtgatcatgtgattaaaaatgaaagttttgacaaagaactttgtcctaaggtttctatacgtggtgtcaatccaaaattttcgcgaagcgaaaacgttacgtgacgaattcccctctcggcaaatttcccctctttttggtgcacgccggttggatgaacgaacgtttcccaatcagtcaatcgagagacgtgagattgatgtatctaaaatcacccccactccacctcataattttcggatcgtcgacgagccaacaaaactcggctcggtcggtcccgaaaattcattctattgctggacgtcgacgagaacacatcagaagcagatggcctggtggccaggtagcagacggcctggaggtctgggagtagatggcttggaggcaaggaccag
Encoded here:
- the LOC6044484 gene encoding uncharacterized protein LOC6044484: MTFDSHDNDKVQTPYASAQRHSVDQSGRTADENHPIIQWSRKFEEDAAFSLTGVNFILDGLSSSSAVAFSSGLLPSVGLATLEKLKPVPIVERVEPNTEAEWFGCRRSRCRGRVCPRGNPLPEARQIHESVLRRESAFFCRTKPIQPGGKSQRRHPGIRTRRLDVSALCAAAVSGLSAGACTGVPVSVEAVKANSQSLVRSSVIDTAWGSLVVEIGYTFTGSLEDCRNHMLKVGGRKISAQDVSKIISSLSESPPGRAVALAPPVHKGQGSRSRNPTMKKFRSIQGKRSVLNRNLLKAICLLSEFGNQSRSIPVPRLEDSARFRRLQVSCVGGSGAKF